In the Clostridium beijerinckii genome, one interval contains:
- the lgt gene encoding prolipoprotein diacylglyceryl transferase: MNPVAFSIGGFDIRWYGILIATGIMLGILISQYNCKWREVDYDNLLNIVLLSIPIGIIGARLYYVIFEFDNYKDNIINAFNIRNGGLAIHGGLIFALGTALIYTRVKKLSFIKFADVAAPSIILAQALGRWGNFFNQEAHGDVVSYEFIKHFPMFIQKGMNVNGLYYNPTFLYESLWNLTIFIILMIMLRKCKKNGIVFFTYIGLYSIGRFIIEGMRTDSLMIGSFRMAQLVSLAGVIVWIIFIAASYYNSKSKENTYKE, translated from the coding sequence ATGAATCCAGTAGCATTTTCAATTGGAGGATTTGATATTAGGTGGTATGGGATATTAATTGCAACAGGTATTATGCTTGGAATACTAATATCTCAATATAATTGTAAGTGGAGAGAAGTTGATTATGATAATTTACTAAACATTGTATTATTATCTATTCCAATTGGTATAATAGGTGCAAGACTATATTATGTAATATTTGAATTTGATAACTATAAAGATAATATTATTAATGCTTTTAATATAAGAAATGGAGGACTTGCGATCCATGGGGGGCTAATTTTTGCATTAGGAACAGCATTAATTTATACAAGAGTTAAAAAATTAAGCTTTATTAAGTTTGCAGATGTGGCAGCACCGTCAATTATTTTAGCTCAGGCTCTAGGAAGATGGGGGAATTTCTTTAATCAAGAGGCACATGGGGATGTAGTTAGTTATGAATTTATTAAGCATTTTCCTATGTTCATTCAAAAGGGGATGAATGTAAATGGATTATATTACAATCCTACTTTTTTATATGAATCTCTCTGGAATTTAACTATATTTATAATACTGATGATTATGCTCAGAAAATGCAAAAAAAATGGAATAGTATTTTTTACATACATAGGATTGTATTCTATAGGTAGATTCATAATTGAAGGAATGAGAACAGATAGTTTAATGATAGGAAGTTTTAGAATGGCTCAATTGGTAAGTTTAGCGGGAGTCATTGTATGGATAATATTTATAGCTGCAAGTTATTATAATAGCAAATCTAAGGAGAATACTTATAAAGAGTAA